One genomic region from Phorcysia thermohydrogeniphila encodes:
- a CDS encoding aconitate hydratase: protein MGLNIVQKIIKTHLVEGDMTPGKPIAIRIDQTLTQDATGTMAYLHFEAMGLPKVQTELSVSYVDHNTLQAGGPENANDHLFLQTVAAKYGIYFSKAGNGICHQVHLERFAVPGKTLLGSDSHTPTAGGIGMLAIGAGGMDVALAMAGEPFYLTMPKVVRVNLHGRLKPFVSAKDIILELLRRLSVKGGVGKIFEYGGEGVKYLTVPERATITNMGAELGATTSIFPSDEQTYLFMKAQGREAQWRPLEADPDAEYDEVIDIDLSELEPLIACPHMPDNVKKVKEVEGLRVHQVAIGSCTNSSYRDLKTVGEMFRRTGKMVHPLVSAAISPGSKQVLRMMVKEGYYDDFLKAGFRILECACGPCIGMGFAPPSEGVSVRTFNRNFYGRSGTKDAQVYLASPETAAATAMKGVITDPRSLGLEEIKVFLPEKFEIDDSMIFAPAADPDEVEVYKGPTINYVGYKEPLGDKLEGEVLLKVGDNITTDHIIPGGAKILPLRSNIPAISEYVYSVVDETFAKRAKEKGGGFIVGGENYGQGSSREHAAIGPMYLGIKAVIAKSFARIHHANLINFGILPLVFVNPEDYDKIDQGDILEIDLSNFAPGEDNIITVINRTKGISIPTKHGLNERQVKIIKAGGVLKYVKDKFEGKLQ from the coding sequence ATGGGACTGAACATCGTCCAGAAGATTATCAAGACCCACCTCGTTGAAGGGGACATGACTCCCGGAAAGCCCATAGCCATCAGGATTGACCAGACCCTCACACAGGACGCTACGGGAACGATGGCTTACCTCCACTTTGAGGCTATGGGACTTCCAAAGGTTCAAACAGAACTCTCTGTTTCTTACGTTGACCACAACACACTTCAGGCTGGAGGACCTGAGAACGCCAACGACCACCTCTTTCTTCAGACAGTAGCAGCCAAGTACGGTATTTACTTCTCAAAGGCCGGAAACGGTATTTGCCATCAGGTTCACCTTGAAAGGTTCGCAGTTCCCGGAAAGACCCTCCTTGGTTCTGACTCCCACACGCCAACTGCCGGCGGTATCGGAATGCTTGCAATCGGTGCCGGTGGAATGGACGTAGCCCTTGCTATGGCCGGAGAACCTTTCTACCTCACAATGCCAAAGGTTGTAAGGGTCAACCTCCACGGAAGGTTAAAGCCTTTCGTATCTGCTAAGGACATCATCTTAGAGCTCCTCAGAAGGCTCTCCGTTAAAGGTGGAGTTGGAAAGATATTTGAGTACGGTGGAGAAGGCGTTAAGTACCTCACAGTTCCTGAAAGGGCAACAATCACAAACATGGGAGCTGAGCTCGGAGCTACAACTTCTATTTTCCCAAGCGACGAGCAGACTTACCTCTTTATGAAAGCTCAGGGTAGGGAAGCTCAGTGGAGACCCCTTGAGGCAGACCCAGACGCTGAGTACGACGAGGTTATTGACATAGACCTTTCTGAGCTTGAGCCACTGATTGCATGTCCTCACATGCCCGACAACGTTAAGAAGGTTAAGGAAGTTGAAGGATTAAGAGTTCATCAGGTAGCTATCGGTTCCTGTACAAACTCCTCTTACAGGGACCTCAAGACTGTTGGTGAGATGTTCAGAAGAACCGGCAAGATGGTTCACCCACTCGTTTCTGCAGCTATCTCCCCCGGTTCTAAGCAAGTTCTCAGGATGATGGTTAAGGAAGGTTACTACGATGACTTCCTCAAGGCCGGATTCAGAATCCTTGAGTGTGCCTGCGGTCCATGTATCGGAATGGGATTTGCTCCACCTTCTGAGGGCGTATCCGTAAGAACCTTCAACAGGAACTTCTACGGCCGTTCCGGTACAAAGGACGCTCAGGTATACCTCGCTTCCCCAGAGACAGCAGCAGCTACTGCTATGAAGGGCGTTATCACAGACCCAAGAAGCCTTGGACTTGAAGAAATCAAGGTATTCCTCCCAGAGAAGTTTGAGATTGACGACTCCATGATTTTCGCTCCTGCTGCTGACCCAGACGAGGTTGAAGTTTACAAGGGTCCAACAATCAACTACGTTGGTTACAAAGAGCCCCTTGGCGACAAGCTTGAGGGAGAGGTTCTTCTCAAGGTTGGAGACAACATCACAACAGACCACATCATCCCCGGTGGAGCTAAGATACTGCCACTTCGTTCCAACATCCCTGCAATCTCTGAGTACGTATACTCCGTTGTAGATGAGACCTTCGCTAAGAGGGCTAAGGAGAAAGGTGGCGGGTTCATCGTTGGTGGTGAGAACTACGGACAGGGTTCTTCAAGGGAGCACGCTGCTATCGGTCCAATGTACCTCGGAATTAAGGCTGTAATTGCTAAATCCTTTGCAAGGATTCACCACGCAAACCTCATCAACTTCGGTATCCTTCCACTTGTATTCGTCAACCCTGAGGACTACGACAAGATTGACCAAGGAGACATCCTTGAGATAGACCTTTCAAACTTCGCTCCCGGCGAGGACAACATCATAACTGTAATCAACAGGACAAAGGGTATCTCCATTCCAACCAAGCACGGTCTCAACGAAAGACAGGTCAAGATTATCAAGGCCGGTGGCGTTCTCAAGTACGTTAAGGACAAGTTTGAGGGTAAACTCCAGTAA
- a CDS encoding NADP-dependent isocitrate dehydrogenase, translating to MAKRPTIIWTKVDEAPMLATYSLLPIVRNFVKHAGVDVELRDISLAGRILAQFGYQPDDLAYLGELVWKPEANIMKLPNISASVPQLIDAVKELQSQGYDLPDFPEDPQTEEEKEIRAKYDKCIGSVVNPVLRQGNSDRRIAPPVKEYAKKHPHKLGEVSPKSESYVAYMKSGDFYEHEKSVTIEKDTKIRWEFVDKNGNVTVLKEVEVGKGDVVDGTYMSRKKLREFFDEVIRDAKEKGILFSLHVKATMMKVSDPVIFGDAIRVYYKKLFEKHGKELEEIGFDPNKGLVDLENKLSKLPPEKQEEIKKTIEEIYKEQPGLYMVDSDRGITNLHRPNDVIIDNSVPSVIKNGLKAWGPDGNTYDCVITVPDRSYATMYSEIVEDVKVRGQFDPTKVGTVANIGLMAMKAEEYGSHDKTFFPPDDGIIRIVDEDGNVLMEHEVEKGDIYRSCITKDIAIRDWIKLAVTRAKELKMPIVFWLDSLRAHDRELIKKIREELPKYDLEGVEWYIKAPKDAMKFTLERFRNGLDTIAVTGNVLRDYLTDLFPIIEVGTSARALSIVPLIAGGGLFETGAGGSAPRHVQQFVKEGHLRWDSLGEFLAFVEALKLAYKQSGEENKRILIMADTLSKAVSRYLDTDKTPKRKVGQLDTRGSHYWLARYWAEELANQTEDPELAEIFKPVAQKLAENEEKILSEIAATEGSPKDIGGYYHPDDAKAEAAMRPSKTFNEIIDNL from the coding sequence ATGGCTAAAAGGCCAACTATTATCTGGACGAAGGTTGATGAAGCTCCGATGCTTGCGACCTACTCTCTCCTGCCAATTGTTAGAAACTTCGTAAAGCACGCTGGCGTAGACGTTGAGCTCAGAGACATCTCACTTGCAGGAAGGATTCTTGCCCAGTTTGGCTACCAGCCAGACGACCTTGCTTACCTTGGGGAGCTCGTTTGGAAGCCAGAAGCTAACATCATGAAGCTTCCAAACATCTCCGCATCCGTTCCACAGCTCATTGATGCTGTTAAGGAGCTCCAGTCCCAAGGTTACGACCTCCCCGACTTCCCAGAAGATCCACAGACAGAGGAAGAGAAGGAAATCAGGGCTAAGTACGACAAGTGTATCGGTAGCGTTGTTAACCCAGTTCTCAGGCAGGGTAACTCCGACAGGCGTATAGCTCCTCCTGTAAAAGAGTACGCTAAGAAGCACCCCCACAAGCTCGGAGAAGTTTCTCCGAAGTCTGAGAGCTACGTTGCTTATATGAAAAGCGGTGACTTCTACGAGCACGAGAAGTCCGTAACTATAGAGAAGGATACAAAGATCCGCTGGGAATTCGTTGACAAGAACGGCAACGTAACCGTTCTCAAAGAGGTAGAGGTTGGCAAGGGAGACGTTGTTGACGGAACTTATATGAGCAGGAAGAAGCTCAGGGAGTTCTTTGACGAGGTAATAAGGGACGCTAAAGAAAAAGGCATTCTCTTCTCCCTCCACGTTAAAGCTACTATGATGAAAGTTTCTGACCCTGTTATCTTTGGAGACGCTATCAGGGTTTACTACAAGAAGCTCTTTGAGAAGCACGGCAAGGAGCTTGAGGAAATCGGATTTGACCCCAACAAGGGACTTGTTGACCTTGAGAACAAGCTTTCAAAGCTCCCACCTGAGAAGCAGGAGGAAATCAAGAAGACAATAGAAGAAATCTACAAAGAGCAACCCGGCCTCTACATGGTAGACTCCGATAGGGGAATTACAAACCTCCACAGGCCAAACGACGTTATCATTGACAACTCTGTTCCATCCGTTATCAAGAACGGCCTCAAGGCTTGGGGACCGGACGGAAACACTTACGACTGTGTAATCACAGTCCCAGACCGCTCCTACGCTACTATGTACAGCGAAATCGTTGAGGACGTTAAGGTTCGCGGTCAGTTTGACCCAACAAAGGTGGGAACTGTTGCAAACATCGGTCTCATGGCTATGAAGGCCGAGGAGTACGGTTCCCACGACAAGACATTCTTCCCACCAGATGACGGAATCATCAGGATTGTTGACGAGGACGGAAACGTCCTCATGGAGCACGAGGTAGAGAAGGGCGACATCTACAGGAGCTGCATCACAAAGGACATCGCTATCCGCGACTGGATTAAGCTTGCCGTAACAAGGGCTAAAGAGCTAAAGATGCCAATCGTATTCTGGCTTGACTCCTTAAGGGCTCACGACAGGGAGCTCATCAAGAAGATTAGGGAAGAGCTTCCTAAGTACGACCTTGAAGGCGTTGAGTGGTACATCAAAGCTCCAAAGGATGCAATGAAGTTCACCCTTGAAAGGTTCCGTAACGGACTTGACACAATTGCAGTTACAGGAAACGTTCTCAGGGACTACCTCACAGACCTCTTCCCAATCATTGAGGTTGGAACAAGTGCAAGGGCTCTCTCCATCGTTCCTCTCATTGCCGGTGGTGGACTCTTTGAAACAGGTGCTGGTGGTTCTGCTCCAAGACACGTTCAGCAGTTCGTTAAGGAAGGTCACCTCAGGTGGGATAGCCTTGGTGAGTTCCTCGCATTCGTAGAGGCCCTCAAGCTCGCCTACAAGCAGTCCGGAGAGGAGAACAAGAGAATCCTCATCATGGCAGATACACTTTCCAAGGCTGTAAGCCGTTACCTTGACACTGACAAGACACCTAAGCGTAAGGTTGGACAGCTTGACACCCGCGGTAGCCACTACTGGCTTGCCCGCTACTGGGCAGAGGAACTTGCTAACCAGACAGAAGATCCGGAGCTTGCCGAAATCTTCAAGCCTGTAGCTCAGAAGCTTGCCGAGAACGAAGAGAAGATTCTCTCTGAGATTGCTGCTACAGAAGGTTCTCCGAAGGACATCGGAGGTTACTACCATCCAGACGACGCCAAGGCCGAAGCTGCAATGAGGCCAAGCAAGACCTTCAACGAGATAATTGACAACCTTTAA
- a CDS encoding ATP citrate lyase citrate-binding domain-containing protein, with product MAQRGIREFDGKRILAEHWSEYFAPEFEYDFKSVLVTPQTDLDKLPEEYPWLKELPLVAKPDMLFGKRGKLGLILFKKEKPCDVDYETVKEWIKQKMQEDVEIKGKKGKLTHFLIEPCVPHAPEDEYYVAITLGYEGDHVYMSAFGGIDVEENWDKVREVVIPVLASDEEAAKLIEENVPEEIKNKERYAEFVKRLYKFFKDMHFAYLEINPLVMVGNKIYPLDFVGRLDDTAQFLVGRKWGDIEFPAGFGGELSPEEKYIKEMDEKSGASLKLTILNPEGRIWTLVAGGGASVVYADTVADLGYVHELANYGEYSGNPSRAETREYVKTVLDLMTRKKDPKGRPKILIIGGAIANFTDVAKTFDGIIDAFKEYADKMKEVGVKIYVRRGGPNYEVGLARIKKAAEELGLPIEVYGPETHMTAIVKKALDENP from the coding sequence ATGGCTCAAAGGGGGATTAGAGAGTTTGACGGTAAGAGAATCCTTGCAGAGCACTGGAGCGAGTACTTTGCTCCAGAGTTTGAGTACGACTTTAAGTCAGTCCTCGTAACTCCACAGACAGACCTTGACAAGCTTCCCGAAGAGTACCCTTGGCTGAAAGAACTTCCACTCGTAGCAAAGCCCGACATGCTCTTTGGAAAGAGGGGTAAGCTCGGCCTCATTCTCTTTAAGAAGGAAAAGCCCTGTGACGTTGACTACGAGACGGTTAAAGAGTGGATTAAGCAGAAGATGCAGGAAGACGTTGAGATTAAAGGTAAGAAGGGTAAGCTTACCCACTTCCTCATTGAGCCATGCGTTCCTCACGCTCCAGAAGATGAGTACTACGTAGCTATTACTCTTGGCTACGAAGGTGACCACGTTTACATGTCCGCTTTTGGTGGAATTGATGTAGAGGAGAACTGGGACAAGGTAAGGGAAGTTGTTATTCCTGTACTTGCAAGCGATGAGGAAGCTGCCAAGCTCATAGAGGAGAACGTTCCTGAGGAAATCAAGAACAAGGAAAGGTACGCAGAGTTTGTAAAGAGGCTCTACAAGTTCTTCAAGGATATGCACTTTGCTTACCTTGAAATCAACCCACTTGTAATGGTTGGCAACAAGATTTACCCACTTGACTTTGTCGGAAGGCTTGACGATACTGCCCAGTTCCTCGTTGGTAGGAAGTGGGGAGACATTGAGTTCCCAGCAGGGTTTGGTGGAGAGCTCTCTCCAGAAGAAAAGTACATCAAGGAGATGGACGAAAAGTCCGGTGCATCCTTAAAGCTCACAATCCTCAACCCTGAGGGTAGAATTTGGACGCTTGTAGCCGGTGGTGGTGCATCCGTAGTTTACGCTGATACAGTTGCAGACCTTGGTTACGTTCACGAGCTTGCAAACTACGGTGAGTACTCCGGTAACCCATCAAGGGCTGAAACGAGGGAGTACGTTAAGACTGTTCTTGACCTCATGACAAGGAAGAAAGACCCCAAGGGAAGACCAAAGATACTTATCATTGGTGGTGCTATCGCAAACTTCACGGACGTTGCAAAGACCTTTGATGGAATCATTGATGCTTTCAAAGAGTACGCCGACAAGATGAAGGAAGTTGGCGTTAAGATTTACGTTCGCCGTGGTGGTCCTAACTACGAGGTAGGTCTTGCAAGGATTAAGAAAGCAGCTGAAGAACTTGGCCTTCCTATAGAGGTTTACGGTCCAGAAACTCACATGACGGCTATCGTCAAGAAAGCTCTTGATGAAAATCCATAA
- a CDS encoding citrate/2-methylcitrate synthase, translating into MSRPDYILFDRNTKAIFWNLNRNAIQRMLDYDYIVGRPPSIVAIVAPTQSRKFEKFFYGTQEIIIPLYRSTVEAAEAHPEADVLVNFASFRTAYDVTIEALNIPTIRTVAITAEGIPERLARDMAYRAKSMGKWIIGPATVGGISAGAFRIGNAGGTIENIVKSKLHRPGSCGLVTRSGGLFNELSNIIARNADGIVEGIAIGGDRFPGSDFLDHLLRFQKNPQVKYMIMLGEVGGELEYKVVEALEKGLITKPLIAWCIGTIAKHFGGEVQFGHAGAKAGADRETADAKNRALREAGALVPDSFNDIPDLIRQVYEDLKAKGEIAEIEEPEVPPMPEDFAKAVKAGKVRKPTNFICTISDDRGEEATYCGVPISEVIERDFSIADVIGLLWFKRKFPEWASKFIDMVIKVVADHGPAVSGAHNAKVTARAGKDLMSCLATAILTIGPRFGGAIDGAAKYFKMAKEKGMDPYEFVEYMKKVEKKPIPGIGHRIKSTKNPDKRVELLKNYAKQNFPSTELLDYALEVEKVTTAKKENLILNVDGTIGVLLVDMFRNLGYSEAEIDELIEAGAFNAFFVLGRSIGFIGHILDEKRLAMPLYRHPWDDILYDVKRPEGV; encoded by the coding sequence ATGAGCAGACCCGATTACATACTCTTTGACAGGAATACAAAGGCGATTTTCTGGAACTTAAACAGGAACGCCATCCAGAGGATGCTTGACTACGACTACATCGTTGGAAGGCCACCTTCCATCGTAGCAATCGTTGCTCCTACACAGAGCAGGAAGTTTGAAAAGTTCTTCTACGGAACTCAGGAAATCATAATCCCACTTTACAGGTCTACCGTTGAGGCTGCAGAGGCACACCCTGAGGCCGACGTTCTTGTAAACTTTGCGTCCTTCAGGACTGCTTACGACGTAACAATTGAAGCCCTCAACATCCCGACAATCAGGACTGTTGCAATTACAGCTGAAGGTATTCCTGAAAGGCTTGCAAGGGACATGGCCTACAGGGCCAAGTCTATGGGTAAGTGGATAATCGGTCCTGCTACCGTTGGTGGTATCTCTGCCGGAGCTTTCAGGATTGGAAACGCCGGTGGAACAATTGAGAACATCGTTAAGTCCAAGCTCCACAGACCCGGCTCCTGCGGTCTTGTAACCCGTTCCGGTGGACTCTTCAACGAGCTCTCCAACATCATCGCAAGGAACGCCGACGGTATCGTTGAAGGTATCGCTATCGGTGGTGACAGATTCCCCGGTTCAGACTTCCTTGACCACCTTCTCAGGTTCCAGAAGAACCCACAGGTTAAGTACATGATTATGCTCGGAGAGGTTGGTGGAGAGCTTGAGTACAAGGTAGTAGAGGCTCTTGAGAAGGGGCTCATCACCAAACCTCTCATCGCTTGGTGTATCGGAACAATCGCTAAGCACTTTGGCGGTGAGGTTCAGTTCGGTCACGCCGGTGCTAAGGCCGGTGCTGACAGGGAAACTGCCGACGCCAAGAACAGGGCTCTCAGGGAGGCCGGAGCTCTCGTTCCAGACTCCTTCAACGATATTCCTGACCTCATCAGGCAGGTTTACGAGGACCTCAAGGCTAAGGGAGAGATTGCAGAGATTGAAGAACCTGAAGTTCCTCCAATGCCTGAGGACTTTGCTAAGGCGGTTAAGGCCGGAAAGGTTCGTAAGCCTACAAACTTCATCTGTACAATCTCTGACGACAGGGGCGAAGAGGCTACCTACTGCGGTGTTCCAATCTCTGAGGTTATTGAAAGGGATTTCTCCATTGCCGACGTTATCGGTCTCCTCTGGTTCAAAAGGAAGTTCCCAGAGTGGGCTTCTAAGTTCATTGACATGGTAATTAAGGTTGTTGCAGACCACGGTCCTGCAGTTTCCGGTGCTCACAACGCAAAAGTAACTGCAAGGGCTGGAAAGGACCTCATGTCCTGTCTTGCAACAGCTATTCTTACAATCGGTCCACGCTTTGGTGGAGCTATTGACGGAGCTGCCAAGTACTTCAAGATGGCTAAAGAGAAGGGAATGGACCCCTACGAGTTTGTTGAGTACATGAAGAAGGTTGAGAAGAAGCCAATCCCCGGTATCGGACACAGGATTAAGTCCACTAAGAACCCCGACAAGAGGGTGGAGCTCCTCAAGAACTACGCTAAGCAGAACTTCCCATCTACGGAGCTCCTTGACTACGCCCTTGAGGTAGAGAAGGTAACAACAGCCAAGAAGGAGAACCTCATCCTCAACGTTGACGGAACAATCGGCGTTCTCCTCGTTGATATGTTCAGAAACCTCGGCTACTCTGAGGCCGAGATTGACGAGCTCATAGAGGCCGGTGCATTCAACGCCTTCTTCGTTCTTGGCCGTTCCATCGGATTCATCGGCCACATCCTTGACGAGAAGCGCCTCGCCATGCCTCTTTACAGACATCCATGGGACGACATCCTCTACGACGTCAAGAGGCCAGAAGGCGTTTAA